TACATTACAATTGCATTACATTGGATAATTTGCAGATTATCCAAAACTTAAAATCCTTTGATTTCAATGGAGCCCACAGCCGGACTTGAACCGGCGACCTTCGCCTTACCATGGCGACACTCTGCCTGCTGAGCTATGTGGGCGCATAATGAAAGAGGACACACCCCATTATAGCTAGATTCTGGAATCGGGGAATGTCCCCGCTAAAATGCCTTAAAATAAAAATTGGTTGCGGGGGAAGGATTCGAACCTACGACCTTCGGGTTATGAGCCCGACGAGCTGCCAGCTGCTCCACCCCGCAACGAATGTTGTTAATGCTATTAAATTAAATATGGTGGAGAGGACTGGATTCGAACCAGTGAAGGCTGAGCCAGCAGATTTACAGTCTGCCCCCTTTGGCCAACTCGGGAACCTCTCCATATAAATGTCAGTCATTGTTTCTCGTTGACTGACAAAAGTTATTATATCATGCTGCTAGAATTAAGTCAATAAAAATATGATGGCAATTTATGGTTTAAGCTTCCCTTTTTTCAAGGTATCTTTCTAGCTTTCTCTTGACCCTTTGAAGGGCATTGTCAATGGACTTAACATGTCTTTTCAACTCGTATGCTATTTCCTGGTAGGATTTGCCCTCTAAATATGACATTAAAACCTTCCACTCAAGAGAACTTAAGATCTCGCCCATTTTTTCCTCAATATCACCAAACTCTTCCTGGCTAATAATTAGTTCTTCCGGGTCGGTAATTTTGGAGCCGGAAATAACGTCTAGCAATGTTCTGTCAGAGTCTTCGTCATAAATGGGTTTGTTAAGAGATACATAAGAATTCAGAGGAATGTGTTTCTGTCTTGTGGCAGTTTTAATAGCTGTAATAATCTGTCTGGTAATGCACAGTTCAGCAAAAGCCCTAAATGATGAGAGCTTGTCGCAGCGAAAATCTCTAATGGCTTTATAAAGACCAATCATGCCTTCTTGAATAATATCTTCCCGGTCGGCTCCGATCAAAAAATACGACCTGGCTTTGGCCCTTACAAAATTCTTGTACTTATTAATTAAATACTCTTGAGCTGCATCGTCTCCTGCCTGAGCAATTTCCACAATGTCTTCATCAACCAAAACTTCGTAGCTAAGATACATATCGCTTTGAGCATTTACACTCATGGCATCGCCTCCACTTGAAGTTTAAATAAAAAGGTATTTCTATAATAAATACCCTCTAAAAGTATATTCATTTATAAATACCCTCATCACAACTATACGCAAGTCTTGTACACAACTTGCCAAAAACTTTCACGGAGGCAAACAAATTAGTTTGTCCATCTCAACGCCATAATTATACATTAAAATGCTTCTAAAATCAACTTTATTTTCCTCAACGTGGTTTGCGCCGCCATTCTTCCAGCTTTTTTTTAATTTGCAACTCAAGTCTATCTTCTATGGATTTAATCTTTATGGGTGAATTACTGGACTTAGAATTAATTATTTCTTCTGCAGCAGTTAACCTGTGCATAAGCTCCCTAGACGTCATCCTTAAAGCACCTTTTCCAAGGATAATTCTCTGCTCATTCCAGTCATTGGTTACAACTGTGATCTTACTGCGTGAGGGAATTTCACTAATCATTCTTTCAATCAATGCATCAGCCGTTTCTCCTGCCTTTGTATAAAAAATCTGCACCCTGCCCTGATTAAAGACTGTTCGCATTTTAGCATCAGACAGGTGGGCATCAAAGACAATAATTATATTTATATCCTGTATTCCCTGATAATTCTGCAGCATTTCAATTAGTTTATCCCTGGCCAATTCCAGGTTGTCATTTTTTAGTTCTATTAATAAAGGCCAGCTATTTATAATATTATAGCCATCTATAATTAGATATTCTTCCAACACATCACCTACTTATTGCCATGCCTAAAATATTCTTTGTTTTAAGGCTTCATACAAACATATTGAAGCTGCTACAGATGCATTCAGGGAGCTTATATTACCAACCATGGGCAATCTTATTAAAAAATCGCATTTTTCTTGAACCAGGCGGCTAATGCCCTTGCCCTCTCCGCCAACAACAAGCACAAGGGGCATCTTCAAATCAACTTCATAGATTGTCTTTTCACCCTTTGCTTCACAGCCAACAACCCAGAAGCCCATTTCCTTTAATACAACAATTGTCTGGGCCAGGTTGGTAACCCGTGCCACAGGCACATATTCTATGGCACCGGCACTTGCCTTGCTTACAATTCCTGTTAATCCCACATTGCGTCTGTTAGGTATAATCACTCCCGCAGCACCTACTGCATCACAGGTTCGAATAATTGCGCCAAGGTTATGGGGATCTTCTATGCCATCAACCATTAATATTACAGGGGCTTCTGACAAGGGTTTTCTATGCACAATCTCTTCCAGGGGCACATATTCCTTAACAGCTACCATGGCTACAATACCCTGGTGTTTATTTGTTTCAGCAAGATCATCAAGCTTTGTTTTAGCAACATTTTGAACAGGAATTTTATTAGCTTTTGCAATATTTATAATCTCTTTGAAAACCCTATCCCTGGTGACACTTTCACCTAAAAATATTTTATTGATCTCGCGCCCTGCCCTAAGTGCTTCTAAAACAGAATTTTTTCCTGCAATGGCTTCATTCATTTAGTATACCTCCGTGTCAAAGGTTAAGACTTTACCTGAAGTGACTGGTATCTTGATAATACCTGATCTCTATTGCCGCAAGTCATTTTTCCTTCAGGGCACTTTGTAGTAACACAGCTCGGTCCTGCCTGGGAGAAGATGTTTGGAGCTACTTCCTTAACAGCCTTAAGCATTTGCCAGGCCAGCTCCCTTATTTCCCACTGGGCCCTGCTGCAGCATCTAAGTTTAAAAAAGTGATATAACTCTCTAGCATTCATGGTTAGAATCATTTTAGTTTCTGCAGCATTGGGTAAAATAAACCTGGCATCCTCCTCCGCTCCAGAATTTTTTCCTCCCAGGATTTCATACCATTTGTTATACCATGACTGCATCTGCTTCATTTGTGCAATGTATTGGCTTACATAATTCTCACCTAATTCCTTTATACGTGGCGGTATTATGTAATTAAAGGTTTCTTCATCATTTGCTGTTTCCGATACATATCTTTGTGACTTTACACTAAAGCTTGCTATTCTATGCCTTGTGATCTGGGCCAGCAGTGCCCTGGATACTCCTTCAATGCCAAAGGTAAAGGATACATGCTCTATTGTAGATAAATGACCCAGGGATAGTATCTTACTTATGAAATTCTCAAGCTCACCTGGAACCAGGCCTCCCTTCAGTTCATGAATGTCAAGGGGCGAATAGCATAATTTTGCTGCCAGGGCTACTACTTCTTCAGGCTCTGACGTATATTTGATTAAAGCTACATTTAAGCTGGTTTCTCCCATAATAATTCATCCCACCTATGCTTCTTTTTCTAGCTCTAGCATGTTTAATATCTCCATTAATCGTTCCTTTTTGTTTTGCAAATATAAGTACCCTAAAAGGCTTTCCAGCCCCGTGCTGTACCGGTAGTCTGCCACATCAGCGTTTTTTGGCACTGTAGACTTTGTGTTTCTACCCCTTTTCATTATTCTAATCTCATCCTCATTTAGGTTTTCAGTAATTTTTCTTGCAAAGTCGGCCTGGGCTGATGCCTTGACATATTTTATTGACTCGCAATGCAGCTGATTAACCTTTGATGGACCTCGTGTAACCAGGTGAGTTCGAACATAAAGCTCATACACTGCATCGCCAATATAAGCCCAAACAAGGGGATTCATGAATTCTGGATTAACGTCATTAGCTTCCAGGTTAAGATCTAGATCCATCTCCCTGCTCCTTCTGTAATAATTTCCACTTGGTCCCCTGGGGACTGTCCTCTAATACAATACCCTTTTCTTTAAGCTCATCTCTTATTTTGTCTGCAAAGGCCCATAGTTTTTGCTGACGAGCATGGGCCCTAACCCCTATGAGTATATCCATGAGATCGTTTGCCAAACTATCTGAGGCCTTGTCTGGGTCATCCTTTGTATCAAAGAGCAGGCCTAAAACATTACCCCCTAACTGTTTTAAAGCTGCTGCTGCTTTATTAAGAGCTTCTTTAGTTTTTTCTGTAATTACAAAGGACGGAGAATTTATAATACCATTAATCTCTCTTGCAAAATCAAATAACGCCGCAATGGCAAGGGCGGTATTAAAGTCATCATCCATTGCTTCAGTAAATTTTCTTTCAAGATCTTCTACTATATTATATATTATATTGTACTCTTTATCTTCCTGTTGTACAGGGCTTTCCAGAAGCTTTGATAAGGTTGTGCTCAAGTTTTTTATTTTTTCCAGGCTCTTGGTGGCTACAACTAATTTCTCATCATCAAAGTCCAAGGGGCTTCTGTAATGTGTTGCCAGGAGGTAGAATCTAACTGCATCTGGCGAGAACTTCTCCAGTATCTCTCTTACCAGAAAGAAATTGCCTAGAGACTTTGACATTTTCTCTTGATTTACAGTGATGAAGCCATTATGCAGCCAATACCTGGCAAAACCACAGCCACAGGCCTGTGATTGGGCAATCTCATTTTCATGATGGGGAAAAACCAGGTCATGACCTCCACCATGAATGTCAAATTGTTTTCCCAGGTATTTTAGTGACATGGCAGAGCACTCAATATGCCATCCAGGTCTTCCCTGGCCCCAGGGACTATTCCAGGAAAGTTCCCCTGGCTTTGCTTTCTTCCACAGTGCAAAATCCAGTGGATTTTTTTTGCGTTCATCAACTTGAATTCTGGCACCTGCTTTTAATTCATCAAGACTTCTGCCAGACAGCTTACCATAACCTTCAAATTCCCTTACATCAAAGTAAACGTCCCCGTCAACTTCATAAGCAGCACCACTAGCAATTAATCTATCAACCATTTGAATAATATCATCTATATGCTCACTAACCCTCGGGTGTACGTCAGCCCTTTTTACATTTAGCTTGTCAGCGTCCTTGAAGTATTCTTCAATGTATTTTTTTGCCAGATCTAGAGGAGCTATGCCCTCCTCCCTTGCCTTGTTAATAATTTTATCATCTATGTCAGTAAAGTTTTGCACATAGGTTACACTATAGCCCCTGTATTCAAAATATCTTCTAATGGTATCAAAAACTACTATGGGCCTGGCATTCCCAAGATGAATAAAGTTGTAAGTGGTAGGGCCACATATATACATCAAGACTTTATTTGCTTCAATTGTCTCCAGTGGCTCCTTTTTTCTCGTTAAGGTATTATAAAGCTTAATCATTTTTTTGTTTCCTCCAGCTCTTTTATGCGGTCCTCAAGTTTTCTTATACGCTCCTCCAGGCATTCTATCATTTCAGAGACGGGATCTGGTAATTTGCCATGATTTAAATCTATGGCACTATCTTTTTGCACATGAACACAGGTGGCAACCTTTGCGCCATCTCTCTTAACAATTCTACCAGGTACTCCCACAACTGTACAGTTAGGAGGCACATCCTTTAAAACTACTGAGCCCGCACCAATTTTAACATTATCACCTATGGTTATGGAGCCTAATACCTTGGCACCTGTGCTGACAACCACGTTATTGCCAATTGTAGGGTGCCTCTTGCCCTTTTCCTTGCCGGTCCCCCCAAGGGTAACTCCCTGGTATAGGGTTACATTAGAGCCTATCTCTGTGGTTTCTCCAATTACCACACCCATTCCATGGTCTATAAAAAGCCCTTCTCCAATCTTTGCTCCAGGATGTATTTCTATGCCAGTAAAGAATCTGCTTATCTGCGAAAGAAAACGTGATAAAACTATAAAGTTCCTTTTGTACAGCCAGTGGTTGAGACGATGCATTAAAACAGCATGAAAACCAGGATAATTCAGGATGACCTCTAATACACTTTTAGCTGCAGGGTCTCTCTCAAAAATTATTTGAATATCTTTTTTAATTCTCTTAAACACGATATCTCCCCCTATTTTTCAAACGGTATATTTACATTATTATTCTATTATTCCTAAAAACATATAGGCTCACTAAATAAAGTAAAATAAAATAAAAAATCCTTCGCTAATCTATCAGAGGCGAAGGATTCCCGCGGTTCCACTCTGTTTGGATAATAATATCCCACTCGTACAGCCAATAACGAGGCCAGGCGTAACTACCTAATTAAATAAAACAATTCAGCAGTTAGGTTTCCAGGTGCATTCACCGGCTTAAACCAGATCCTTTCAGCCAAATGGGATCCTCTCTGTAGATTGTACCACCGATTACCCTCCCGGGCATTACCTTTTACCAATTTTTTGTTTCAAATTATAAGGCCTATAGGATTGATTGTCAACTATATTTGTGACAGGGAATTATTTATTCTTTTAGCAATTCTCTCTGGCCCCAGCAGAGGTATTAAGTCATGCATCTCCGGCCCCTTAGTTTTACCTGTAAGGGCCGCTCTTATAGGCATGAATACCTTTTTACCCCCAAGGTTTAAATCTGTACAAATCTCCTTTAGTATATCCTTGACTTCCTCTGGATGCAGGGCCCTTTTTTCAACCTTCTCTTGTAAAACCCTTAGTACATCTGGAACCTGCTCACCCTTTAATGCTTCAAGGGCCTTATCATCCTCCATTTTGAATTCATCATTAAAAAACACATCTACATATTCAGGTATTTCTGCCATGTATGAAACATAGTTTCTAGCTACACCCACAACTCCCTGGAGCCATTTTTCATACTCAGCATCTACTTGGGCAGGAACATATCCAGCCTCTTGAAGGTATGGTATTGCCATTTTAGTAAGCAACTCAATGGAACTATTGCGAATATAATAGCCATTAATGTAGTTTAGTTTTTCCATGTCAAATACTGCTGGACTTTTAGACACCCTATCTAATGAGAACTTTTCTATTAACTGCTCCATTGTGAAGATCTCTTCCTCCCCTTCAGGAGCCCAACCCATTAAAGCCAGAAAATTTATAAGGGCCTCTGGCAAGTAACCCTTTTTTATATACTGTTCCACAGATGTATCCCCATGTCTCTTGCTCATTTTTGACTTGTCTTTTCCTAATATCAAGGACACATGGGCAAAGCTTGGCTCAGGCAAACCAAGGGCCTTGTAGATGAGGATCTGGCGCGGGGTGTTTGTAAGGTGCTCCTCACCTCTAATAACATGGGTTATCTCCATGGTAGCATCATCTATTACAACTGCAAAATTATATGTGGGAATGCCGTCAGACTTAACAATAATAAAGTCCCCAATACCATCAGACTCAAAGGTAACAATGCCTCTAACCCTGTCATCTATCCTAATAACTTCACCTGCAGGCACTCTAAAGCGAACTACACTTTTACGGTTTTTTGCCAGCTCGCCTTGTTCTTTTTCTGTGAGCTTTCTGCATCGGTTAAGATATCTAGGCAGCTCTCCCTTTTGCCTGCATACTTCCCTTTGTTCCTCCAATTCCTCTTCAGTACAATAGCATTTATAAGCATGTCCAGATGCTAATAATTGGTTTACATACTTTTCATAGACGTCCAGCCTTTCTGTCTGCCTGTAAGGTTCATACGGACCGCCAACGTCTATTCCCTCGTCCCAGTTGAGTCCAAGCCATCTTAATGAAGCTTTTATGTTCTCTTCAGATTCTCTGCTTGAACGTTCTAAATCAGTATCCTCGATTCTCAAAACAAGCGTTCCATTCTGTCCCCTGGCAAATAAATAATTAAAAAGAACCGATCTGGCACCACCAATATGTAAAGGTCCAGTTGGACTTGGTGCAAACCTTACCCTGACCTTGTTATGCATTGTGCATTCCTCCTCCATATGTATATAAAGACTATTTATTATACCATTTACCATCTACTGGTACAACAGAGGCTACAGACATAACCCCTATTCCTTCTCCCTTACCGATAAAACCCAGGCCTTCCGTTGTGGTGGCTTTCACATTCACACAATTCTCAGATATGCCAAGGCATTTGGCAATATTGGTTATCATTTGAGGAATGAAGGGAGACAGCTTTGGTTTTTGACACATGATAGTTGCGTCAACATTATTAACCCTATACCCTTCCTGACAGACTTTTTGTTTCACAGCATTCAACAAAACCATGCTATCAGCACCCTTATATTTTACATCTGTGTCTGGAAAATGATACCCAATGTCTCTTAAAGCCGCTGCTCCCAGCAAAGCATCCATTATGGAATGTAGAAGCACATCTGCATCTGAATGCCCGTCTAGACCCTTAGGATAATCGATCCTTACTCCTCCAATAATTAATGCCCTGGCTTCCACCAGCTTATGTACATCGTAGCCGATCCCAAAGCGCACTCTAATCTAATCCCCCTTGTTTTAAATGGTATTCTGCGAATACCAGATCTTCTTTAGTTGTAATTTTCATATTCCTGTAATCACCCATAACCACTGTAACCGGATAGCCATAGGCCTCCAAAAGGGAAGCATCATCAGTCCCCTGTAAATTGTCCTCAATAGCCTTTTTATAGCATTCCAGCAGCAGGTCTTTTCGAAAAGCTTGAGGTGTCTGAACTGTCCACAGGGAACTCCTGTCAAGGGTTTTTTGGACCAATCCACCAGGATTAATCTGCTTAATGGTATCCTTTACAGGAACAGCTGCAATTGCTGCACCTTCTAGTATTGCTGCCTCCAAAACCTTTTCCAAAACCTTCTGGGATAAAAAAGGTCGTGCACCATCATGCACGACCACAAATTCTGAATCCTCAGGTACAGCTTGCAATCCACTATATACTGATGCCCCTCTAGTATCTCCTCCAGATACTACATATAAGACTTTTTTTATAGAGTATTCTTTTATCAGCTCTTTACACAAATGAAGATCAGTTGGTGGCACTACTAATATTATTCCAGTA
The sequence above is drawn from the Desulfitibacter alkalitolerans DSM 16504 genome and encodes:
- the cysE gene encoding serine O-acetyltransferase produces the protein MFKRIKKDIQIIFERDPAAKSVLEVILNYPGFHAVLMHRLNHWLYKRNFIVLSRFLSQISRFFTGIEIHPGAKIGEGLFIDHGMGVVIGETTEIGSNVTLYQGVTLGGTGKEKGKRHPTIGNNVVVSTGAKVLGSITIGDNVKIGAGSVVLKDVPPNCTVVGVPGRIVKRDGAKVATCVHVQKDSAIDLNHGKLPDPVSEMIECLEERIRKLEDRIKELEETKK
- the gltX gene encoding glutamate--tRNA ligase; protein product: MHNKVRVRFAPSPTGPLHIGGARSVLFNYLFARGQNGTLVLRIEDTDLERSSRESEENIKASLRWLGLNWDEGIDVGGPYEPYRQTERLDVYEKYVNQLLASGHAYKCYCTEEELEEQREVCRQKGELPRYLNRCRKLTEKEQGELAKNRKSVVRFRVPAGEVIRIDDRVRGIVTFESDGIGDFIIVKSDGIPTYNFAVVIDDATMEITHVIRGEEHLTNTPRQILIYKALGLPEPSFAHVSLILGKDKSKMSKRHGDTSVEQYIKKGYLPEALINFLALMGWAPEGEEEIFTMEQLIEKFSLDRVSKSPAVFDMEKLNYINGYYIRNSSIELLTKMAIPYLQEAGYVPAQVDAEYEKWLQGVVGVARNYVSYMAEIPEYVDVFFNDEFKMEDDKALEALKGEQVPDVLRVLQEKVEKRALHPEEVKDILKEICTDLNLGGKKVFMPIRAALTGKTKGPEMHDLIPLLGPERIAKRINNSLSQI
- the cysS gene encoding cysteine--tRNA ligase, encoding MKLYNTLTRKKEPLETIEANKVLMYICGPTTYNFIHLGNARPIVVFDTIRRYFEYRGYSVTYVQNFTDIDDKIINKAREEGIAPLDLAKKYIEEYFKDADKLNVKRADVHPRVSEHIDDIIQMVDRLIASGAAYEVDGDVYFDVREFEGYGKLSGRSLDELKAGARIQVDERKKNPLDFALWKKAKPGELSWNSPWGQGRPGWHIECSAMSLKYLGKQFDIHGGGHDLVFPHHENEIAQSQACGCGFARYWLHNGFITVNQEKMSKSLGNFFLVREILEKFSPDAVRFYLLATHYRSPLDFDDEKLVVATKSLEKIKNLSTTLSKLLESPVQQEDKEYNIIYNIVEDLERKFTEAMDDDFNTALAIAALFDFAREINGIINSPSFVITEKTKEALNKAAAALKQLGGNVLGLLFDTKDDPDKASDSLANDLMDILIGVRAHARQQKLWAFADKIRDELKEKGIVLEDSPQGTKWKLLQKEQGDGSRS
- the sigH gene encoding RNA polymerase sporulation sigma factor SigH, which gives rise to MSVNAQSDMYLSYEVLVDEDIVEIAQAGDDAAQEYLINKYKNFVRAKARSYFLIGADREDIIQEGMIGLYKAIRDFRCDKLSSFRAFAELCITRQIITAIKTATRQKHIPLNSYVSLNKPIYDEDSDRTLLDVISGSKITDPEELIISQEEFGDIEEKMGEILSSLEWKVLMSYLEGKSYQEIAYELKRHVKSIDNALQRVKRKLERYLEKREA
- a CDS encoding NYN domain-containing protein yields the protein MEEYLIIDGYNIINSWPLLIELKNDNLELARDKLIEMLQNYQGIQDINIIIVFDAHLSDAKMRTVFNQGRVQIFYTKAGETADALIERMISEIPSRSKITVVTNDWNEQRIILGKGALRMTSRELMHRLTAAEEIINSKSSNSPIKIKSIEDRLELQIKKKLEEWRRKPR
- a CDS encoding Mini-ribonuclease 3 is translated as MDLDLNLEANDVNPEFMNPLVWAYIGDAVYELYVRTHLVTRGPSKVNQLHCESIKYVKASAQADFARKITENLNEDEIRIMKRGRNTKSTVPKNADVADYRYSTGLESLLGYLYLQNKKERLMEILNMLELEKEA
- the thyX gene encoding FAD-dependent thymidylate synthase, whose amino-acid sequence is MGETSLNVALIKYTSEPEEVVALAAKLCYSPLDIHELKGGLVPGELENFISKILSLGHLSTIEHVSFTFGIEGVSRALLAQITRHRIASFSVKSQRYVSETANDEETFNYIIPPRIKELGENYVSQYIAQMKQMQSWYNKWYEILGGKNSGAEEDARFILPNAAETKMILTMNARELYHFFKLRCCSRAQWEIRELAWQMLKAVKEVAPNIFSQAGPSCVTTKCPEGKMTCGNRDQVLSRYQSLQVKS
- the rlmB gene encoding 23S rRNA (guanosine(2251)-2'-O)-methyltransferase RlmB; translation: MNEAIAGKNSVLEALRAGREINKIFLGESVTRDRVFKEIINIAKANKIPVQNVAKTKLDDLAETNKHQGIVAMVAVKEYVPLEEIVHRKPLSEAPVILMVDGIEDPHNLGAIIRTCDAVGAAGVIIPNRRNVGLTGIVSKASAGAIEYVPVARVTNLAQTIVVLKEMGFWVVGCEAKGEKTIYEVDLKMPLVLVVGGEGKGISRLVQEKCDFLIRLPMVGNISSLNASVAASICLYEALKQRIF
- the ispD gene encoding 2-C-methyl-D-erythritol 4-phosphate cytidylyltransferase, translated to MPYVTSIVVAAGSGKRMGAETKKQYLLLDNKPLFIHTLEVMEKQGKITGIILVVPPTDLHLCKELIKEYSIKKVLYVVSGGDTRGASVYSGLQAVPEDSEFVVVHDGARPFLSQKVLEKVLEAAILEGAAIAAVPVKDTIKQINPGGLVQKTLDRSSLWTVQTPQAFRKDLLLECYKKAIEDNLQGTDDASLLEAYGYPVTVVMGDYRNMKITTKEDLVFAEYHLKQGGLD
- the ispF gene encoding 2-C-methyl-D-erythritol 2,4-cyclodiphosphate synthase — encoded protein: MRFGIGYDVHKLVEARALIIGGVRIDYPKGLDGHSDADVLLHSIMDALLGAAALRDIGYHFPDTDVKYKGADSMVLLNAVKQKVCQEGYRVNNVDATIMCQKPKLSPFIPQMITNIAKCLGISENCVNVKATTTEGLGFIGKGEGIGVMSVASVVPVDGKWYNK